The Limanda limanda chromosome 13, fLimLim1.1, whole genome shotgun sequence region AGGAGCTTTCACTATGAGGCAAGGAGTCCAGCTGAAAGCCTCTGCTGAAGCCATCGCGTTCATGTCCAGCATTGGTGAGataattttctgtttattttctgtgatgAGTTTGGAGCCTCAACAGTAAACAGAGCCTGTCTATGTCTGAGAGTCAGCGCCACCTGGTTTTGACATATCAGCGACATAGAGTTTGTACATTTCATGTGAGCAAAGATCAGAAATGACATTTGTCTTCTTTACCATTTCTTTAATAAAAGCTGCCCATTGTGGCTTTATTCTCCAACCTAAAGATCCCTCTGTCCCCTGCAGAGCCTGTGGAGCtgctgaggtgtgtgtttgcagactcTCTGGTGACTGTGTCAGAGGGCGGCAGACATGTGGGGGACTTCAATGTGACTTTGGAGTTTGCCCGCAGGATCCAGCAGCCCTGTGTGATGCTGTTTGCTCAGAGCCAGGGAACCATCGACAACTGCCCCTGCGGAACAACAGTGACAGGTGACGAGGGGGGCAGGGGCCACTCCTGATCTCCATTGTTTTGTTACATTATACACGTGTATGGTGGCCcagagagctcaacgcactgaAATTaaggaaaacacatgcaaatagaaaaaaactggtgcaaattaaagaaaacaacctcatcaatttgaaaacacatttgtggAGTTGTTGAAGTTTGCTACTTTTCAGTGGAGGTGGAACTTCACAAAGCCTTGAACTACAaacaggttcatcactttttttggGTCCCGTGGAAACATCTTTCGGAATTTGCAGTGCGTCTCTGTATTTTCCTGTGTTGTGACATTTTGCAGCGCATGTGTCATCACATGGATGAcgttgttttcttaatttggcCTTTTTCCCCTAATTTTTAGTGTTGGGGTCTCTCGGCCAACTACACTGTTAAttgtaattaatttaataataaaataaattacaatcCAAAACGCAGCAACCAGACTTCTCACAAAATCTAGTAAAAGGGAGCACAGTGTTCTGATTTTAGCTTCTCTTCATTGGCTTCTAGtacattttaagattttatttctgacttttaaaGCTAGTATTCAGAGGTGTGCTTTCTCAGGAATGAATTCTGAATTCTGTTCTAACCTTGCCAATTATTTTAATCATCTAACAGTGTCTTATTTGGTCTTGTCTTACCTCTTTTCTCATCTAAAGCCCTTTACTGTAATCTTGTGCGATCTTCAAATTTGCTTTTAACTGTTTCCTACTGTTTGCCAACaactttttaattataaaaagccttgtaactgtgttttgaaagggggCTACATAAATAACGTCTTATTGTCGACAATTTTTAAGCCTACCTGACTACAAAcctggaggtgctggaggaagATTACCACGAGTATGTCAGGGTAAGTTATTGCGGGCTTTCACCTACACACCTTTGTCAGCTGAAATCAGTGTGCCCTTGTCGGTCAACATTGTCGTGCCACATCTCTCTGGTTTAATTTTGCACTTTTTGTCTTTAAATGCCTTTTTTCAGCTTGAAGGCCAAACTTTGGACAAGAGGTTTCACATGGTGCAGCACGATGGGCTGATGATGATTAATAAAGTTACCACCGTAGGAGAGGTGAGAGAGTAATGTGTAGAGTGAGCGTTAACAGCCTAAAAtcctgacaaaaaaaacaaatacgtTCTATTAGCCCAAGACCTATAGTAATGAACAGATGCTTTACTGTATTATGGCTTTGCCGTAAAGCCAACAACAGAGCGGCTTCCATTTAGCAAAACTGGGATTGAATGACTGTTCAAAACAACAATATCTCCGTTATTATTGCGATATGACTTTTGTTTCACTCAATACTCTACCATCCATCCTTTTTGTGTGGGAACGTGCGTACAGGAGGTGACGAAGGAGAGCATCTCTTATCCCAAATCTGTCATAAGAGGGCTGGTAACTGAGGGCTCCACCCTGCTGCTGATGCGCCTGATGGCTCTGAGGAAGAAGGTGCCCCAGAACATGACCTTCATCTCCTTGAACCAAGAGTTAAAAATGTCCCAAATCATCCTTGTAAGTGTTTATACAATTTCTTGTTCTGTCAATGAATCCCATGAAAAGTGAACTCTAATTATACGTGCGCCTGTGTTTAGAGTGAGCTGGATGTGAAGGAGCTGGACATCGGGGGTGAGACGGTGAAGGTGTTTGGAATGCAGAGGACTATTCACTCTGTGGGGGAAAGCCCCGCCACCTGGCTGTGCTACTTCCTGGAGGACGGGTAGGTTCAACGACAGCCTCTTAAGGTTCTGAAACTTCGTAGACACTGCCCACCACAGTGCCTACCCACGTTCTCACTGCTCAACACAGTGGATCAAGTAGGCTACAACTGTTGATTTGACACTATTTCAATTATTTTAGTGTTTGCAAGTCAACCGCTGATTAGGCCCGCGtgataaaatatcaaaacattttgttacctgattttttaaatgacgatgcatgcatttaaaaaaaagaaagaaactgtttGTGCTACTTGATGAATTAATTTTCTTCTGATCAGGCACTTGGCCAGTAGAGTGCACGTGGGATCACCAGTCACTGCAAAGCTTCTGCATCTGCCATCACAGCCGGAAAAAGGTAATTACTGATTCTCTAATGAAAGTCAGTGATGATTTAGTttcaggtttaggttagggtgaACTGTTAGTGTTGCTGGGAAGGATTGCAACCCTtggtttatataaaaaacaCTGATATTGTTGAGTAAGTGGTTGAAATGAGTCTGTGATGCTGTGCTGAAGAAACTAGTGGTGACTAACACATACGTCCATTATCCACACATATGAACACGCACGTTGGAAGGGACCGAGGAAGCAAAAAAGGGAGAAGGATCTGGACAGAACAGAACTTCGCTCCTCAAACATTTAGTGTGTTATGGCCTCCTtgttgactttttctttttgtatccTTTTTATCTTAATAGCTTATCCAGAGAAAGTCTCTGATGTCTCCGTCTGTTCTCTTCCTCACACTGATAATGAATAACTGTTCCTCGGACCTCCATCAGTGACTGatcgtgtctgtgtgtgtttttaaaattataGGTTTTGAGAAAATCCCCCTTATTTGGGAAGAGGACATGGAGATGTGGTCTAAGTTCCTGGACAGAAAGGTGagagtggatttaaatgtacTCAGGCAGTAGCTGAATAATCAGGTCTCTCACACATCTCCTCCTATTCAATAAAACAgaatgttaatgtgtgtgaatgtctccATATggcaggaggagctgaaggcGGACCATAGCTTGTACTTTAGAAAGCACCCAGAGATCCGTGCTATCATATCTGACTTCATGCAGTTCTTGTTGCTGAGGAAACCAGATGACGTCTTCCGTTTTGCCAAAGACTACTTCCTCCCGTTCGCTTCCCAGCCACTTCCAGACTCAAACCTGGAAGCCTCATCGTCCTGAAGGCTCACAAGATCAAAACTGTATTTCATAACTTGCTGTTAATTTATCACTTTCACTTTTGCTTTTCTTCAGAGTGATAGACGACTAGATGGTTATAAAGGAAATATGGTTGAAATGAACAATTACTTTTAATCATGAgacttcaaaaaaaaagagacaattcaattaatattaattatgaATAAAGTGGGTTTGTTTCAAAGTGTTTGTAGCTTGGTTTTTCTCATGGACTGAATTGTAGAGGGATAAAGTTAGACTTTAGTTGCCACATTGAAGAAATGTTTTATCATTATTGTAGCTGCATGAATATGAATAGCCAAATAGTTGCTAGTTTGACCAAATTACATAGCAATATCATCGTGTCATAAAGATTGAAGATAATGATGTAGAATTGATGCCCCCTGCCCCTAATCATGTGACACTGTCCAAACTGACGCAGACTCTGTGTTTTAATTTTCAATGCACTTTTTAGAGGTTTATTTTCAAGTTTGAATATTGTGGTTCGCAGTCAGACAGATGACATTGCTTAGCTCAAAGTGCTAAATCATCTTACTGCTTAAACTAGTTTACAgcaaactatatatatatatatataatataaagccTTTTGTGTTAACTTACACTGGCAACTAGGGTGTGGAGTGTTACCTTTTTTTCAGGTTAGAGCAAAGGCCCCTCAAAGTGTCTGTTCAAGGCAAATGTAAAGTTGCATTGCTTGTAAAACTAGGTCAAAGTTAGTCAGCTTAcaaatgtgaatgttttaacATAAGACAGTTGTGCTATAACCTTCACTACATGTGTCAAAATGGAGTTGTAGGCCAGTCATTTCCACTTTGCTAATCCCAACTGTGACTGTTGGTACAATTGGAGTTTAGTATTTTAAATGCCTCTGAATATTCATTTCCCGTAAACATGgagtttattttgaaggaaaGCGGAAACGACTATTCGTGAACGCGataaaaaacacactgacagtaAAAGGATAATTCTACTTCCGCTGAAAGTGAAACCCCAGAAACATCTAGAAAGATGCGCCGGGAAACTTCAAGTAAAACTTTGGTGAAAAGTTGACTTTTGTCGAACTGCAGGAGACGAAGTGTTTCGCTCTGTGAAGGTGAAGTGACGGAGACAGACGAGGCCTCAGCGAATACGTGTAAGTCACCGAACTGTTTGTTTACTATGCCTGTAGTTTGAGAAGTAAATCAAAAGTTACACTGTTGCCTGTGCAGCGCTTAGGAAGCTCAACCGGTTTAACGCAACAACATCTTCACTGTTCCGCCGCCCAGACTCCAGtcagacaaacttaaacacttTAGACTTTTAAAACGTTTCCGTGTTGTGAGATCGGACGTCACACCCGCGTGCCATGCTAATTCAGCTTTACGTGACGTCACTGGTGATAAGAAGAAGACCACTGTGATCCTGACGCGTTGTTATATAAAACTAGTTAAGGTTAGTTTCGTAAAATTCataagaatataaataaaaactgttgaGATCTCAAAAATGTGAGAAGAAAAATTGAgaattagaataataataacttaatttaTATAGCAGCTTTCATCACAAAGTACAATGTGCTTCACATTAAGAAACAAATGTTGGAAATACAGACAGatgtacataaataataatgccATAATTAAAATATTACCTGATATTTAAAAGATGCAAATGTTCCCTACTCGGGAATTGAACTAAAATCGAAAGAGGTCCAGTGAGAGAGAATTTCCTCAAGCAAAGGTCTGAAACATAATGTCTAACATGCATTATGATTCAGTGCCATATATTTTGAAGTAGCCTGGTAGTTGAATCAATGTCTGTACGAAGtctaaaactaaaataaagaaagtacAATTCAATAGTATTTCAACAATCTTTATTAATAATTTTCACATTGAACTGGAGGGTACTCTTATAATAAAGTAAATGTCCTTTTTCGTTTCAAGTAAAATAAggtttgcatttaaaaacaaataaatgtcttcTGAAAAAGACATCTTAgtattaaaaagtcaaatagaAACTCTCTGTCAAATTCTTATAATCGGTCTGGGTCCAGACTGGGCACACCTATTTGTGCCCTATGCACTACAGTATCATATAAACTAAAATGCTCAGTCAACTATTGTGTCATGCTATGACAACATCCAACAGTTTTTTGGTAGAGGTGCTATTTAGTGTAACTTGAATGTTATTGTGATATCCGTTGgtatatttactttattaaagCGACTCTATGCAACTTTGTAAACCGTAAAATAGAAGCTTCTAAATTAGTTTGATGTTACATTGACTTTGATTAGGGAGAATGGAGCCTttttcattcctcctcctcaccctgaacACCTGTTGCTGCACCATGTATTTTTGCTGAGCGGATACGATCGCCTGTAAGAATTGTGTAATGGACTGATTGTCACATCTTAACGGTTATTatctttttatcttatttgttgaaatcgtCTTCACTTCCCAATAgccatcaatccatcaaatcGTCTGAGAAaatagacagaaaaaaaagccGGAGCCTGCGGCATCacaggactgtaataaacacgACCAAGAATGAAATGGTTGGTCAACGTAACTGTCTGTCATTAACCAACCTGtcagccaaccaaccaaccaaccaacctcTTGCTTatttccttctgtcctcccgACAGCACTGACCTTTGAGCAGAGCACCTGGCCTGTGTGGGTGGGACTGGGCCTGTGATGGATAGACTGAAGCTGTTACGCATAGACGAGGAGCTGGACTCCTCTGAGGTGGCAGCactctgcttcctgtgtctTGATGTTGTCAACAAGAAACGCCTGGAGGGGGTGAGCACCACACATCTCATACTGTTGCCTATGCACTTGTCTGAAGGACAGGGTAGGGAATCTATATCAGAACCAGTTTTTGTTGTAATCCTCTTTACATCCTGTGAGTACCGGTAATGATTACATAAAAAGCTCtaacaacacaatgaaaaagaaaaagtcataTGTGGAAGCTGTAGGCCAGGATCCTTTTTGTCTCGGATGACGTGATTGGATGGCTGACCTACCTAGATATCAGgcaatatgagcctttcacagaggAGTAAGCGTCAGTGTTCAGGTTTGCCACTTTGTGATAGTAAAAAGCATCATTGAACAGAATAAACAGTGCAGAATAGATTTACATACATGTTTATACTGGAAAATctaaaattatgtttattttcttaattgaatttctacatatttgtgttttcttttatttaatgtatttattattagtatttttatttataaaaatggcctgtggtaatgcacTGGAGCctactttattattattccttGTCATGAGTTAGctctcctcaaacagttcttttatgtttttttttttattgtttgagtGATGGACGTTGTTTggagagctttttataaacagtctatggtgcagacaGAACTTTGTGTTACATGTGTGCAGTTTATATACAAGTTTGATGGATTTActgagctgctgttgtgttttcatacaTTGCCTCAGCTATTTCAGAGGTTAGTTAGTTaaattttcacaataaaagctctgtaattcagctcaatctgaagcattgcagcaacaaaattaatgttgtgcttttactttgaagacagcTTGCCAAACAGGAGGTGATTCTATAAACGTTGGTGGACACCCCCACttccactgactgctacagggCTTTTTCTAAAAAGTCAGATTGTTACCATAGAGACATTTTACTTACATCCtccaaaatattgttttattttacccaTTTTCTTTTAACATCTATctgtattaataattaaaattcaATGTTGACCCTCTCAAAATGTTGCTAACTGTTGTTTTGTCTGATTCTCGGTTTGATCTCATACAGATCAAAGATGCAAGACAGCTGTTCTCGAGACTAGAAGAAAAGGGTGTGCTGGAAAACAGTTTTTTCCTTTCTCAGCTGCTCCAAACTATCCGTCGAACAGATCTCCTCAGCTACctggagacagacagcaggCCACCAGAGGAAACGGATGCAAGTCCCACCCTGTCAACTTACAGGTAAAAGCAGTATGAATATTACAACCACTGGAAGAGGTGAGGATATGGCTCCATTACACTTCAGTCGGTATTAGTCCCAAGATCTTGAGTGTTCTGTTGTCTGTCTCTTCCCTCTTTTTCATTCATCTGTTCTTTCTGTCAGGGTGATGCTGTACGACATATACAACGACATGACTCAGGAGAATCTTGAGAAGATTAAGTTTCTGTTGAGCACCAAGTTATACAGAAGACAAACAGAGGCCAGCGATGTGAGaacacacccaccaccactgcaGCACCCACTGTTATATAAGAAGTGATGACATGCTGATTTCACTTTGTGCGTCGGAATGAAAAATCCTCTACACAAGATTAGGAACTAAACTTGTAGTTAAATTCTCTTGACGGTAAAAAGCCTGACATCATGAATCCACCTCACATGAACGTACATAATTTTCCAAATTGCATTTTAAACTGCAATTTAAGTGAAATCTATtttcgtctttttgtttttatcagtcAACAACAAATAACCCGTGTAAACTTTTTTAACTTAGTTCAGTAAAGTTAAAACTAAACGTTTTTTGACAATGTTGTGCATTTTATACAGTTATGTATGTTTTATCATAGTAAATACTGTTAAATGTATCTTTTGCATACAACATATTTAGTCATGACCTGCCAAGGGTAGTTTCCAATAGGCCAAAGagaattattatatttatatgttgtaTGGAGCCATCAAATGTCTTGCCATATAGTGTAACAGTTACATATCAAATTCTAATAAGATGTTATTGTATGGATGTTAATCGAATATGAACATCATTTGATTTGCTAGGATGATTTGAAAGCTGTACATATTTTATACCGTTGTGACCTGTAGCCATTTTGCCTCAATTTCTTTGCCACGTTGTTTCTttgtcattatttaaaaaaagaaaatgatggaTTGTTCTTATGCAGACATCTTTACTTCTTCTACCAGCTTCGATACACACAGATATAACCGTTTTCTTTTCCTAATTTGCAGACAGCCCTGgatttattcattaaaatggaaaataccGGTATACTGTCAAATACAAATCTCCACGAGTTGCTCGAAGCACTGCAGGAGACGGATCAACAACTGGCCTCGACTCTGCAGCAATACATGGACCgtatgagaaacacacacacaagcacatgtgctttttaatgttcatgttttatttcatcaaacgATTGTTCTCTTTCCAGAGATAAACCAACAGAATCAGACGAGAGTACAGCCTCATGTCAGTATGGAttaccaggtgtgtgtgtgtgtgtaaatgtgggGTTTATTTAACAGTCAATCCTCCAGTGAGACAGTTTACTGAATGTGTGACTCTTTTCGTCCACAGCCGGTCGACAACAGGTCTTTACAAACTCAACTGTCCATATCTGAGTCTCAGCCCAGTTGTAAGAATGAATTACTCTTCCCATTCATTCATACACAGCCACTGAACAATGACCTCTAAATGCTCCAGCTTCAGAAATAACCAACACCTCTATTATTTTCATCAGACACACTCGAGAGGTGTCATTTTcaactgtttttattcttcagatGACAGAGGTGGAATTCACTCTGATGCAGAACCAAATGAAGAGCCGTCCTCTCCTTCTGACGAGGTAACCATTCACACGAGCACAAATCTCTCTCATCCATTCAGTCCTCTTATTTAGTGAAACATTAGTGATAATGATTTGTCTGTGTGGTCGTGCTTGTTCCCTGTAGGCTGAGTACTATCCTCTGACACATAACCCTCGTGGTCTGTGTGTGGTCATAAACAATGAGAACTTCCAGGGATCACAGCTGAGAAATAGACCTGGAACTCAGGAGGATGAAAGTAcgtatttttgtatttgaacaGGAATTATGTATGTACTGTTATTTAGTGCTTGATACTTAATAATTATCACCTGTGATCCAATGGAAACACAAACCTGCTGGTATTCTTCAGTTTGTCTAATTTCTTTGTGATTCAGAGGCTCTGTATTCAGTGTTCGGCCGCCTTGGCTTCAAGTTGGTGATTCTGAATGACATGACTGCCGGCGCCATGCGAAAGGAGCTAAAGGAGCTGGGCAAAATGAACTTTATTGATCATGATGCCTTGGTGAGTAATAGAatacaacaagaatcaagaaagttcaattttcttcaagaaagcctgttaatacttaattattcaCACTGTAAATGGTCTGGCACTTTAACTCCTGTGTCACTGCAACTATAAAATCTTAAATTAAAAATTGCTGCATCTCtgtacagacagacaaactgtTTTCTCCTTTTGTCTAAAACTCAGGCTACTGCTGCACCTGCATAATGTCTGctcttagattttttttttctgcgcTTGGATTTCGAGCATGAAATCAAAAACTCCTGCTCTCACCCTGAAATCTTTAAAGCATGTTATAGTATTTATTGTAATTCCTTGCATATAAAATTATCTCATATTTGAACCCCAGCTAAGTTTTCTTATGTTTCATCCTGAAACATCTCTAAAATCAAAAGTTCAATGAATGTACTGAAAACTTTAAAGACATGTTTACTTGTGATCTCAGGTGGTTTGTGTGCTCTCCCACGGAGAAATGGGATGTGTCTATGGGATTGATGGGCAGGAGGTGTCACTGCGAGAACTGACAGAGCCCTTCACGAGCAGGAGAGCCCAGACCCTGGCAGGGAAGCCCAAGCTGTTCTTTATACAGGCGTGCCAGGGAGGTGGCTATCAGGGAGGATCCCTGCCGTGTCCCCCGACAccgagacaggaagaggaggtcaAACCGAGTCCCCTGGAGGAAGACGCAGGCCCCATCCGTGGCGAGACGGTGCCTTGGGGCGCTGACTTCCTGCTAGGCATGGCCACCGTGCCTGAGTGCAAATCGTTTAGAAACACTATCACAGGCTCCATCTACATCCAGGAGCTGTGCAGTCAGCTGACCCTATCAGCAGAAAGGTGAGCGAGTCCTCCACACAAagtgaaggatgaaggatgttGGTTGAGCTTTGACTTCCATACCAAtacatgtttattttgaaacagtatttatatatgtaatgtatgaaaatgtttagctctgtatcagttttaatGCCAATCCATATTAAAACGCATGAAAATGCATTTCATGAGAGCAATCATGTGCAATGGGCATGTGCATACCGTAGTTAAAAGGAGGCAGATTGTCCTCTCAGCAGTCAGAAAATATTACAAACCAGAAACTACGGTGATTTAAAGTAGGAGCATAAAATGTTATCAGCAATAAGTGTCATGCCTCCTAACAGCCAATCAGGAAGCGAATGATAAAGACTCTCCCATCAATTCCTAATGTCTCTTTTTGTGTTTGCCCAGACAACAATGCAGCCGAGGCAGCAGTGTTTCccaaacttctcagttttagGTGCTGGAAAACACCAGAGTAGCGTGGACATCTGTCTTTAAAGCCTTATTAGGGGTGTCACTAGAAAGATAGTTTGTCGTTGAGTCTCAACCTGGGAAGGTGTAACATTTACATTGTGGGGATGGAGGCGCTCTGTCCTGATTCCCTCCCACTAGACGAGCATGGGCAGATGCATGAGCTATATGAGCACATGCGACAGATGACTTTCAAGCGTTATAAGGCATTTTAAGTAAGACTTTTAGACTCTTTGACATTACTTTTTATGTTTCCGTGCCGTGAAAGTTGTCAAAGCATTGTTGCGCTGTAGCTTTTTGCTAtgcacttttaaaaataaaatgtttgggTACCACTAGCAAATTGTAAGACCTATAATTAGTCATgcgtttgtctttgtgtttctgtgcagccGGAAGGAGGATGACATACTCACTGTTCTGACACGTGTGAACAGGAACGTGAGCAAAAAAGATTATTTGAACCACAAACAGATGCCGGAGCCCAAATACACTCTGACCAGGAAGCTTGTCCTCAAATTTGTGTGAGCTGCAATCAAGTGCATTTCTGCAGATGTGCCAGATTCCCTCATCcgtgcatttgtttgttttttttggggggtgttTGTATGTGAATGGTCTCTGTACTATACAGATGGTAGATGATTTAAATGTATGCATCTTTTTTGTTATCCTAAGAAGCTGATATCTAGAGAGAATAAATCACTCTGGCAaattaaaatgcttttttttaaaaataaaagtctttcGGTA contains the following coding sequences:
- the casp8 gene encoding caspase-8; translation: MDRLKLLRIDEELDSSEVAALCFLCLDVVNKKRLEGIKDARQLFSRLEEKGVLENSFFLSQLLQTIRRTDLLSYLETDSRPPEETDASPTLSTYRVMLYDIYNDMTQENLEKIKFLLSTKLYRRQTEASDTALDLFIKMENTGILSNTNLHELLEALQETDQQLASTLQQYMDQINQQNQTRVQPHVSMDYQPVDNRSLQTQLSISESQPSYDRGGIHSDAEPNEEPSSPSDEAEYYPLTHNPRGLCVVINNENFQGSQLRNRPGTQEDEKALYSVFGRLGFKLVILNDMTAGAMRKELKELGKMNFIDHDALVVCVLSHGEMGCVYGIDGQEVSLRELTEPFTSRRAQTLAGKPKLFFIQACQGGGYQGGSLPCPPTPRQEEEVKPSPLEEDAGPIRGETVPWGADFLLGMATVPECKSFRNTITGSIYIQELCSQLTLSAESRKEDDILTVLTRVNRNVSKKDYLNHKQMPEPKYTLTRKLVLKFV
- the catip gene encoding ciliogenesis-associated TTC17-interacting protein: MEASVEEKTPAGAFTMRQGVQLKASAEAIAFMSSIEPVELLRCVFADSLVTVSEGGRHVGDFNVTLEFARRIQQPCVMLFAQSQGTIDNCPCGTTVTAYLTTNLEVLEEDYHEYVRLEGQTLDKRFHMVQHDGLMMINKVTTVGEEVTKESISYPKSVIRGLVTEGSTLLLMRLMALRKKVPQNMTFISLNQELKMSQIILSELDVKELDIGGETVKVFGMQRTIHSVGESPATWLCYFLEDGHLASRVHVGSPVTAKLLHLPSQPEKGFEKIPLIWEEDMEMWSKFLDRKEELKADHSLYFRKHPEIRAIISDFMQFLLLRKPDDVFRFAKDYFLPFASQPLPDSNLEASSS